Proteins found in one Pontibacter sp. SGAir0037 genomic segment:
- a CDS encoding lipopolysaccharide biosynthesis protein: MSKNLASKAVNGLKWGTASTVANAVMQIGCNAVMARLLDPGAFGLIAGAQVVLRFGSYFANFGLTKAIIQKEHLTEENVRAAFTSSFLLGLVFTVISYLLAPFATLIVDNPDVIPLVKVMALSFLISGVSTTAVSLLERDMHFKTLSILETVSYIISYLGVGLTMGYLGFGVWSLVCASLLQVGIVAIGAYAVIRHNVVLLFVWEHYKALFGYGSRMSVISFLEFLNQEIGTILIGRTLGTHRLGIYNRSYMLVNLPMYQLTRILMKVTFPSFSKLQADTKKLAKVYLSSITLLAAIIIPMCLGILVASPEIIAIMLGDQWMEAVPVMQVLSLAIPLSFITMFAGIVCDAKAVLNPKIVLTVIFIVMICFFFYLLRGYGLVGFAAAIFLGELVRIILYQRLMNRVLEISYRQQISIYMPGLINGIVIAVAMYLVSTMMRGADLPLWLILGAQIAIGGILLGTLTLLFPHKLLRSEIQAILTRFGIADKTDTYYSKIIHKYRNYILKGA, encoded by the coding sequence ATGAGTAAAAATCTGGCCTCCAAGGCTGTAAATGGACTTAAGTGGGGAACGGCATCAACCGTAGCTAATGCCGTTATGCAGATTGGGTGCAATGCTGTCATGGCCAGGCTGCTCGATCCGGGTGCATTTGGTCTGATTGCCGGTGCACAGGTTGTACTTCGGTTTGGAAGCTACTTTGCAAATTTCGGCTTAACCAAGGCAATTATACAGAAAGAGCACCTTACGGAAGAAAACGTAAGGGCGGCATTTACTTCCTCTTTCCTGCTGGGATTAGTGTTTACCGTTATAAGCTATCTTTTAGCACCCTTTGCTACGCTTATAGTTGACAATCCTGACGTGATCCCGTTAGTAAAGGTAATGGCGCTTTCTTTCCTGATCAGCGGTGTTTCAACAACTGCTGTCAGCCTGCTTGAGCGGGACATGCATTTTAAAACGCTGAGCATACTGGAAACAGTATCTTATATTATATCTTATTTAGGCGTAGGCCTTACAATGGGCTACCTGGGCTTTGGCGTCTGGAGCCTTGTCTGTGCCTCGCTTTTACAGGTTGGTATTGTAGCCATAGGTGCTTACGCTGTTATCAGGCACAATGTAGTGCTGCTTTTTGTGTGGGAGCATTACAAGGCTCTGTTTGGCTATGGCAGCAGGATGTCTGTCATCAGTTTTTTAGAGTTCCTGAACCAGGAAATTGGCACCATATTAATAGGCCGGACACTAGGCACACACAGGCTAGGTATTTACAATCGCTCGTATATGCTGGTAAACCTGCCAATGTACCAGCTTACCCGTATACTAATGAAGGTAACCTTTCCGTCTTTCAGCAAGTTACAGGCTGATACAAAAAAGCTTGCCAAAGTATATTTATCCAGTATTACCTTATTGGCCGCTATTATAATCCCAATGTGTTTAGGCATCTTGGTAGCTTCTCCGGAAATCATTGCCATTATGCTCGGCGACCAGTGGATGGAAGCTGTGCCCGTGATGCAGGTACTGAGTCTGGCTATACCCTTAAGCTTTATTACCATGTTTGCAGGTATTGTATGCGATGCCAAAGCAGTATTAAATCCAAAGATCGTTTTAACCGTAATTTTTATAGTAATGATCTGCTTCTTTTTTTATCTGCTCAGAGGGTATGGTTTGGTAGGATTTGCAGCGGCTATATTTTTAGGTGAACTCGTACGTATAATATTATATCAACGCTTGATGAACCGCGTGCTCGAGATTTCGTACAGGCAACAGATTTCAATTTATATGCCGGGATTGATAAATGGCATTGTGATAGCAGTAGCCATGTACCTGGTAAGTACTATGATGCGTGGAGCTGACCTGCCTTTATGGTTAATCTTAGGAGCTCAGATTGCAATCGGAGGTATACTTCTCGGAACACTTACCTTGCTGTTCCCGCATAAGCTACTCCGCTCTGAGATTCAGGCCATTCTTACCAGATTTGGCATCGCAGACAAAACAGACACGTATTACAGCAAGATAATACACAAGTACAGAAACTATATTTTAAAGGGAGCATAA
- a CDS encoding glycosyltransferase family 4 protein, which translates to MTIGVSGPIDLKLLEWDVNSNDLPTTNAFPLTSHFINGLLRRGFKVIGYTSSGEIDEPRVISSGNLTICISRHKPQPGRRFFKFEVEDLRKTIEANPADVICALWSYEYAWAPLKTKIPTIVHLHDVAFQILLKIPDMFRLVRWMINYIVVHKATHLVANSVYTFNQLGRRTRKKTRVIDNFYPYNLKQRLSASAIKGNYIITVAQGFTKRKNIETAIHAFSILRKQYPELEYYLVGVDSEKGGLAEQYAQAHNLTDGIRFIGPLPYGEVFELIQKAQLLLHPSREESFGMVLLEAMVAQTPVVGGKKSGYIPHLLDYGKAGLLCDVESPESIAAEVSKVLSNETLYKELVREGYKFAEGNFSEDVIINKHLAYLSEVMGKPIVPLTKSASSSERRNLISNSLQT; encoded by the coding sequence ATGACGATAGGAGTTAGCGGACCGATTGATTTAAAGTTACTTGAGTGGGACGTGAATAGCAACGACCTGCCCACTACGAATGCTTTCCCGCTTACATCTCATTTTATAAATGGATTACTCAGACGTGGCTTCAAAGTTATAGGCTATACAAGTTCAGGAGAAATAGACGAACCGAGGGTTATCAGTAGCGGTAACCTGACTATTTGTATAAGCAGACATAAACCTCAACCCGGCAGAAGGTTCTTTAAGTTTGAAGTGGAAGATTTGCGTAAAACCATAGAAGCCAATCCTGCTGATGTTATTTGTGCTTTATGGTCTTATGAGTATGCCTGGGCACCACTTAAAACCAAGATACCAACTATTGTGCATCTGCACGATGTAGCTTTCCAGATCCTTCTAAAAATCCCGGATATGTTTCGCCTGGTCAGGTGGATGATTAACTACATTGTTGTTCATAAAGCTACTCACCTGGTAGCCAATTCTGTTTATACATTTAACCAGCTTGGCCGAAGAACCAGGAAAAAGACAAGAGTTATCGACAACTTTTACCCTTACAACCTGAAGCAGCGCTTATCTGCTTCTGCTATAAAAGGAAACTATATTATTACAGTAGCGCAAGGCTTTACCAAACGTAAAAACATTGAAACAGCCATACATGCTTTTTCGATTCTGCGTAAACAGTATCCCGAACTGGAATATTACCTGGTAGGTGTAGACTCAGAAAAAGGTGGTTTGGCGGAACAGTATGCCCAAGCCCATAACCTGACCGACGGAATTCGGTTTATCGGTCCCTTGCCGTACGGCGAAGTTTTTGAGCTGATACAGAAAGCGCAGTTACTTTTACATCCTTCACGTGAGGAATCTTTCGGCATGGTGCTTTTAGAAGCCATGGTTGCTCAGACACCGGTTGTGGGCGGCAAAAAGAGCGGGTATATCCCTCACCTGCTCGACTATGGCAAGGCTGGCCTTCTCTGTGATGTAGAGTCTCCTGAATCTATTGCAGCTGAAGTAAGCAAGGTGCTATCGAATGAAACACTGTATAAAGAGCTGGTTCGGGAAGGCTATAAATTTGCCGAGGGAAATTTTTCTGAAGATGTGATCATTAACAAACACCTGGCTTACTTAAGTGAGGTGATGGGAAAACCAATAGTGCCCCTTACCAAAAGCGCTTCTTCTTCAGAACGCAGGAACCTGATCAGCAATTCGCTACAGACCTGA
- a CDS encoding O-antigen ligase has product MKLNYSFLFIIPLALICASDNMFTELAAPKNLNTQASLLNLIIKGSSALAFLYSTFYFKRMSPFMRFAFGLTTLYLLAMMFESYYYYNSIMIYPHVFQRILFLYYIYFVYTFYKGNYHLKFSHVVWFILAAFWLNVIIVNPHTLSISSFTNHNRGVHSTSVYMLVVPFLYFLSRYLYKGGFFDLFMSLFVLLNIFFFQHRTVWVSTAMVLVVYYLLIRFKGNEPINFVGRLMPVATVMVILGIASSAFLFSEHPEIIDKVQESISDIENMDSQGTGGWRYQQWLSYLPFIEENFMFGMRNEGFELPIQFYRDDIDQPVFEDGNGHHFHSFYVDILFYIGFAGLLLFCLAALYVIWKSLTKRSITDKEIILVSFVSTGFVFGISYVLPAFYYAFLGWAIATVEEERIEHVTYLKAFAQRRKANLIALKEKLISS; this is encoded by the coding sequence ATGAAACTGAATTACTCCTTCTTATTTATTATTCCGCTGGCCCTTATTTGTGCCTCTGATAATATGTTTACAGAGCTGGCTGCACCTAAAAACCTGAACACGCAAGCCTCGCTCTTAAACCTGATCATTAAAGGATCGTCGGCATTAGCATTTCTTTACAGTACATTTTACTTTAAGCGGATGTCGCCATTCATGCGCTTTGCCTTTGGCCTTACCACCCTGTATTTACTGGCTATGATGTTTGAGTCGTATTATTACTACAACTCCATCATGATTTACCCGCACGTGTTTCAGCGGATACTTTTCCTGTACTACATTTATTTTGTTTATACCTTTTATAAAGGAAATTATCATCTGAAGTTCTCGCATGTGGTATGGTTCATCCTGGCTGCGTTCTGGCTCAACGTCATCATTGTGAATCCGCATACGCTAAGTATATCTTCCTTTACGAATCATAACAGGGGCGTACACTCCACCTCCGTATACATGCTGGTGGTCCCTTTCTTGTATTTCCTGAGCCGCTACCTTTACAAAGGAGGCTTCTTTGATCTGTTCATGTCGCTTTTTGTGCTCCTGAACATCTTCTTTTTCCAGCATCGTACCGTTTGGGTATCAACAGCTATGGTACTGGTGGTGTATTACCTGCTTATCAGGTTTAAAGGCAACGAACCGATCAACTTTGTAGGCAGGCTAATGCCCGTGGCTACTGTAATGGTTATACTAGGTATTGCCAGCAGTGCCTTTTTATTCTCGGAACATCCCGAAATTATAGACAAAGTACAGGAAAGCATTTCCGATATCGAGAACATGGATTCTCAGGGCACAGGCGGCTGGCGTTACCAACAGTGGCTTTCATACCTGCCATTTATTGAAGAGAACTTTATGTTCGGGATGCGTAACGAAGGCTTTGAATTACCTATTCAGTTCTACCGGGACGATATAGACCAGCCTGTTTTTGAAGATGGAAACGGACACCACTTCCATAGTTTTTATGTGGATATTTTGTTCTACATTGGTTTTGCAGGCCTGCTCCTGTTCTGCCTGGCTGCCCTTTACGTTATCTGGAAGAGCCTGACAAAGAGATCAATTACCGACAAAGAAATTATACTTGTTTCGTTTGTGAGTACAGGCTTTGTTTTCGGCATCTCTTATGTTTTACCGGCCTTTTACTATGCCTTCCTAGGCTGGGCAATTGCCACTGTCGAAGAAGAACGTATAGAGCATGTTACTTATCTGAAAGCCTTTGCCCAACGCCGGAAAGCAAATTTAATCGCTTTAAAAGAAAAGTTAATTTCATCGTAG
- a CDS encoding nucleotide-diphospho-sugar transferase has translation MSTPNTTDILHTPVLLIIFNRPHTTQKVFDRIRQVKPTKLYVAADGPRPHVDTDPERCAETRRIIEQVDWDCEVKTLFQEQNLRCGVAPARAISWLFENEETGIILEDDCVPSKSFFWFCQEVLEKYKYDTRIMHVSGNNYLNGWRHDCDYSYYFSDKVNAWGWATWRRAWQLFDFNIPTYPELKEKGYLNDIFLNKIEATYRLNQLDKTYANLKKGDVWDYQWEFTVYSNSGLCIIPEVNLVKNIGFGEDATHTFNLHDKNAYISEQEIQFPLRHPKFVIRSVESDRRNFNYLIKNKVSAKLKSIFSL, from the coding sequence ATGAGTACTCCTAACACTACTGATATTCTGCACACTCCTGTGCTCCTTATTATATTTAACAGACCACATACTACCCAAAAAGTTTTTGATCGCATCAGGCAAGTGAAGCCAACTAAGTTGTATGTAGCCGCCGATGGGCCTCGCCCGCATGTAGACACAGATCCGGAACGCTGTGCCGAAACGCGCCGGATTATTGAGCAGGTAGACTGGGACTGTGAAGTGAAGACCCTTTTCCAGGAGCAGAACCTGCGATGCGGTGTGGCTCCGGCCAGGGCTATTTCGTGGCTGTTCGAAAACGAAGAAACAGGTATTATATTAGAAGACGACTGTGTTCCTTCTAAAAGCTTTTTCTGGTTTTGCCAGGAAGTACTGGAGAAATACAAGTACGATACGCGCATTATGCACGTAAGCGGTAACAACTATCTGAACGGCTGGCGCCACGACTGTGATTACTCTTATTATTTTTCTGACAAAGTAAACGCCTGGGGCTGGGCAACCTGGCGCCGCGCATGGCAGCTGTTCGACTTCAACATTCCTACTTATCCTGAGCTAAAGGAAAAAGGATACTTGAATGACATCTTCTTAAACAAGATTGAAGCGACCTACCGCCTGAACCAGCTCGACAAAACCTATGCTAACCTTAAAAAAGGCGATGTATGGGATTACCAGTGGGAATTTACCGTATACAGTAATTCAGGCTTGTGTATCATTCCGGAAGTGAACCTGGTTAAAAATATAGGTTTTGGCGAAGATGCTACCCATACGTTTAACCTGCACGACAAGAATGCCTATATTTCGGAGCAGGAAATACAATTCCCTTTACGGCATCCGAAATTTGTTATACGCTCCGTTGAATCCGACAGGCGCAACTTCAATTACCTTATCAAGAACAAAGTAAGTGCGAAGCTCAAGAGCATTTTCAGCCTTTAA
- a CDS encoding glycosyltransferase family 4 protein, which translates to MKLLLSAYACEPNRGTELGNGWNWALNTAKMGYEVWCLTTVEGKENIIKEVEKLALPNLHIVFVELPAWIDKAFEYHLGFYFHYIAWQQQAYKKAKELDKEINFDLVHHATIGSLQLGTALWRLNKPLIFGPAGGGQEAPKAFKKYFYRWWKMEVVRSWISKILLKTNPDVRKAMRHASLVLTTNEDTYQMAKNCGTLNPQMFLDTSLPEDFYPAAYPERAPSKELKILWVGRLFARKGLPLVLEALSHVNAAVPFKLTILGDGHMHDLVPQWIEAYKLQGKVDWKGQVPWEEVKRAYTESDVFMFCSLRDSSAAQFLESMAYGLPVITLDLHGAKNLVPDHAGIKVKVTTPDTTAKALAKAVEHLYYNPDLREEMGRNGYAFSKTQTWTLKTKHIASLYSKYTKSAIEQPISLEQ; encoded by the coding sequence ATGAAATTACTTTTATCTGCATATGCCTGTGAACCGAATCGTGGCACAGAGCTGGGCAACGGCTGGAACTGGGCTTTGAATACCGCTAAAATGGGTTATGAGGTCTGGTGTCTCACCACGGTGGAAGGAAAAGAGAATATTATAAAAGAAGTTGAAAAACTGGCCTTGCCGAATCTGCACATTGTATTTGTAGAACTTCCCGCCTGGATAGACAAAGCCTTTGAATACCATTTAGGATTCTACTTTCATTATATCGCCTGGCAACAGCAGGCGTATAAGAAAGCGAAAGAACTGGATAAGGAGATAAACTTTGACCTGGTACACCATGCCACAATCGGCAGCCTGCAGCTAGGCACAGCGCTCTGGCGCTTAAACAAGCCCCTTATCTTCGGGCCGGCAGGAGGTGGACAAGAAGCTCCAAAGGCTTTTAAAAAGTACTTTTACCGCTGGTGGAAAATGGAAGTGGTGCGCTCCTGGATCAGCAAAATACTTTTAAAAACGAATCCTGATGTACGTAAAGCCATGCGCCATGCCTCGCTGGTACTTACAACAAACGAAGACACCTACCAAATGGCTAAAAACTGCGGGACTTTAAACCCTCAGATGTTTTTAGATACCAGCTTACCAGAGGATTTCTATCCGGCAGCTTACCCGGAAAGGGCACCATCGAAAGAGCTGAAGATTTTATGGGTAGGTCGGTTATTTGCCCGCAAGGGGCTACCGCTCGTACTGGAGGCATTAAGCCATGTGAACGCAGCTGTGCCGTTTAAACTCACTATCCTGGGAGACGGACATATGCACGATCTTGTACCGCAATGGATAGAAGCGTATAAACTGCAAGGCAAAGTAGACTGGAAAGGCCAGGTGCCCTGGGAGGAAGTAAAAAGGGCGTATACAGAAAGTGATGTGTTCATGTTCTGCAGCCTACGTGATTCTTCAGCAGCTCAGTTCCTGGAGTCGATGGCTTATGGTTTACCTGTTATCACACTAGATCTGCACGGCGCTAAAAACCTGGTACCTGATCATGCAGGCATTAAAGTAAAAGTAACTACCCCTGACACTACCGCTAAAGCACTTGCCAAAGCCGTAGAACACTTATACTACAACCCGGATTTGCGTGAAGAAATGGGCCGCAACGGCTATGCTTTTTCGAAAACACAAACTTGGACATTAAAAACAAAACACATTGCCAGCTTATATAGTAAATATACCAAATCGGCAATAGAACAACCTATATCGCTAGAACAGTAG
- a CDS encoding glycosyltransferase family 2 protein, protein MIYIVIPVFNRKDFTRDCLLSLRKQTDPNYKVIVVDDGSTDGTADMLKEEFPEVTVLFGDGNLFWTASVNMGIHHALEQGADYVMTMNNDVEVAPDFIENTYKWAKVKPNAVIGALEMDAETREPIFGGEIIDFKLNSVRHLIQELPKEKQVGIHLVSQLPGRGLLIPRTVIDKIGVFDQEQFPHYVADYDYTHTAARHGFELYCNYDAKLYTYPEESGERKNRKSKNLKNFYNHLFDIKGGGNLRDFTRFTLKNCPKPYIPYYLANGYARRIFGYLMK, encoded by the coding sequence ATGATTTATATAGTTATCCCCGTTTTTAACAGAAAAGATTTTACCCGCGACTGCTTATTGTCGCTTCGTAAACAAACAGACCCTAACTATAAAGTAATAGTTGTAGACGATGGCTCTACCGATGGAACAGCAGACATGCTAAAAGAAGAGTTTCCGGAGGTAACCGTCTTATTTGGCGATGGCAATTTGTTCTGGACGGCCAGTGTGAACATGGGCATTCATCATGCCCTGGAGCAGGGTGCAGATTATGTCATGACCATGAACAATGATGTGGAAGTTGCTCCTGACTTTATAGAAAACACATATAAGTGGGCTAAAGTTAAGCCTAATGCTGTCATCGGAGCACTTGAAATGGATGCTGAAACCCGTGAGCCTATTTTTGGTGGAGAAATAATCGATTTTAAATTAAACAGTGTACGCCACCTGATACAGGAACTGCCGAAAGAAAAGCAGGTTGGTATACACCTGGTATCACAACTGCCTGGCCGTGGTTTGTTAATTCCTCGCACCGTAATCGATAAAATCGGGGTATTTGACCAGGAGCAGTTTCCGCATTACGTGGCCGACTACGACTATACGCATACTGCGGCCCGCCATGGCTTTGAGCTATACTGCAACTACGATGCTAAGCTTTATACTTATCCGGAAGAAAGCGGTGAGCGCAAAAACAGGAAAAGCAAAAACCTGAAAAACTTCTACAACCACCTGTTCGATATTAAGGGAGGCGGTAACTTACGCGACTTTACCAGGTTTACGTTAAAGAACTGCCCGAAGCCTTATATACCTTATTACCTGGCTAACGGCTACGCCCGCAGAATATTCGGCTACCTGATGAAGTAG
- a CDS encoding glycosyl hydrolase — protein sequence MKKTTWKASIFISFIVLTVLAFWVIVQKNNKPDTASAPPIGKSTQPGSIVISKGGTYSGNWESTDSEIPAVEIRTFEKVIIENATIKGAGYLIKCWGYDADVTVRQTRGYGLPPTPWKEYEKPRRFLIVNDFKNVVVENCYMENTAGIYVGDSYKGNGTEEQTVKIRFNKVKNIDGRIHGGWYRVQFVQFNFRNALPHAEISWNEITNEPDRSRVEDNINIYNTRGLPSSPIQIHNNYIEGAYPLPATSKEYSGGGIITDSPDADSTSSTAFVHIHDNQLVALSNYCIGIAGGNNISVYNNRAIVSAMFDDGTAYSSWTSGIWAKDYYKRKATFKNKFYKNILAVAGQKRTWRNEIADSTSAVAQVYDNNILQSEVTKDLERKEFELWQDKVNSQHITLGPETLAAPN from the coding sequence TTGAAAAAAACTACCTGGAAAGCAAGCATCTTTATCTCTTTTATAGTATTAACAGTACTTGCTTTCTGGGTAATTGTACAAAAGAACAACAAGCCAGACACAGCTTCCGCTCCACCTATTGGCAAATCGACACAGCCTGGCTCTATCGTTATTTCAAAAGGAGGCACTTACTCGGGTAACTGGGAATCCACAGATTCTGAAATACCGGCGGTGGAAATCCGCACCTTTGAAAAAGTAATTATAGAGAATGCTACTATAAAAGGCGCTGGTTACCTGATAAAGTGCTGGGGCTATGATGCCGACGTAACCGTACGGCAGACGAGAGGCTATGGCCTACCCCCTACCCCCTGGAAAGAATATGAAAAGCCCCGCCGCTTCCTGATTGTGAATGACTTTAAAAATGTAGTTGTGGAAAACTGTTATATGGAAAACACGGCAGGCATTTATGTAGGAGACAGCTACAAAGGAAACGGCACAGAAGAGCAAACAGTCAAAATCAGGTTCAATAAGGTTAAGAATATTGATGGGCGCATTCACGGCGGATGGTACAGAGTGCAGTTTGTGCAGTTTAATTTCCGAAATGCCTTGCCTCACGCCGAAATTTCCTGGAATGAAATTACCAATGAGCCTGACAGGTCTCGTGTTGAAGATAACATTAACATTTATAATACCCGTGGCCTGCCTTCGTCTCCGATACAGATCCATAATAATTATATAGAAGGAGCATATCCTTTGCCTGCTACTAGTAAAGAGTATTCTGGCGGCGGTATTATTACCGACTCTCCCGACGCAGACTCCACTTCTTCAACGGCCTTTGTACACATACACGACAACCAGCTTGTAGCGCTTAGTAATTATTGCATTGGCATTGCAGGTGGCAACAACATTTCGGTGTATAACAACAGAGCCATTGTATCAGCTATGTTTGATGATGGTACAGCCTATAGTTCCTGGACAAGCGGTATATGGGCTAAAGATTATTATAAGAGAAAGGCTACCTTTAAAAATAAGTTCTACAAAAACATATTAGCCGTTGCAGGTCAAAAAAGAACCTGGCGCAACGAAATAGCTGATAGCACTTCCGCTGTAGCACAGGTATACGATAATAACATACTTCAATCAGAAGTCACCAAAGATCTTGAACGAAAAGAATTTGAGCTGTGGCAAGACAAAGTCAACAGCCAACATATTACCTTAGGTCCTGAGACCCTGGCTGCTCCAAATTAG
- a CDS encoding PA14 domain-containing protein: MKLVTSYQKKRTSLSMLVLLITLLNCVVNPFTVNAQSYSGPLVITKGGTYSGNWESKDTEVPAVEIRTSEPVIITNSNIRGAGYLIKSWGYAANITVRNTKGYGGTPTAYKGYIKTRRFLTVNNFKNVVVENCYLEGTSGIYIGTRYEGNGSTSETIKIRFNKVKNIDGRVFNGAREHSQFVQFNFRNAIRHAEISWNEVINEPNSSLVEDNINMYNTQGVAGSPIKIHNNYIQGAYPFPANAVKYSGGGIITDGDGGLDSAPAHIEGYENILVGLGNYNMQIAGGNNINFHHNRAINAAMFADGTRYMNYTTSFACTDYYKKGTTFNNTMAYNVIGVTGQTGTWNNNTIYNTGNAKLVDNTYITGTITRQMEADEYSRWTNKLRSNNVVLGPNGSAPVATTPAPQPTPTPAPVAEVKNPTSGGTAATGSTTATGKITREYWSNVHGNSINVVPSSNPSNTSELTLFEAPTNVGDNYGQRIRGYVTAPTTGDYIFWIAADDMAELYLSSSEDPAKKKRIAHASDWTNSREWTKHAGQQSAKIRLEAGKRYYIEAVHLERGGGDNLAVGWQLPNGAQERPIASSRLSPMGSTAAPSTATATQPATPATTTGSSATATGKVTREYWSNVHGNSINVVPSSNPSNTSELTLFEAPTNVGDNYGQRIRGYVTAPTTGDYIFWIAADDMAELYLSSSEDPAKKKRIAHASDWTNSREWTKHAGQQSAKIRLEAGKRYYIEAVHLERGGGDNLAVGWQLPNGAQERPIAGNRLSPVGSLTATVASKSVIESEEFDPYFSEVTAYPNPFKDVVTVDFGATEVKLTSIVIMDQTGKVVYKQDNNFSFENNKVELNLANTNLPAGLYILKYTDAAGHSSSQKIMKQ; encoded by the coding sequence ATGAAATTAGTAACCTCTTATCAAAAAAAGAGGACAAGCCTTTCTATGCTTGTTCTTTTGATTACCCTACTAAATTGTGTAGTAAATCCTTTCACTGTTAATGCACAATCTTATTCAGGTCCACTCGTAATTACTAAAGGAGGAACCTATTCAGGAAACTGGGAATCTAAAGACACTGAAGTTCCAGCTGTTGAGATTCGTACTAGCGAGCCAGTTATCATTACTAATTCAAATATCCGTGGTGCCGGCTATTTGATTAAAAGCTGGGGTTATGCGGCAAATATTACAGTTCGCAACACAAAAGGTTACGGCGGTACTCCTACAGCCTATAAAGGTTACATCAAAACCAGACGTTTCTTAACAGTAAACAACTTTAAAAATGTTGTTGTAGAAAACTGCTACTTAGAAGGAACTTCAGGTATCTATATCGGTACTCGTTACGAAGGTAACGGCAGCACTTCTGAAACCATCAAAATCCGCTTCAACAAAGTAAAAAACATAGACGGGCGTGTCTTTAATGGCGCCAGAGAACATTCTCAGTTTGTGCAGTTTAACTTCAGAAATGCTATCAGACACGCTGAGATTTCATGGAATGAAGTAATAAACGAACCAAACTCCTCTCTTGTAGAAGACAATATCAACATGTATAACACACAAGGTGTTGCCGGTTCTCCAATTAAAATCCATAACAACTATATCCAGGGTGCTTATCCTTTCCCTGCAAACGCAGTAAAATACTCTGGCGGTGGTATTATCACAGATGGTGACGGAGGTTTAGATTCTGCACCTGCCCATATCGAAGGCTACGAAAACATACTGGTAGGCCTGGGTAACTACAACATGCAAATTGCTGGTGGCAACAATATTAATTTCCACCACAACAGAGCCATAAATGCAGCTATGTTTGCTGATGGCACCAGATACATGAACTACACCACTTCTTTTGCTTGTACTGACTATTACAAGAAGGGCACCACGTTCAATAACACCATGGCTTATAACGTAATTGGCGTAACAGGCCAGACAGGTACCTGGAACAACAACACCATTTACAACACAGGTAATGCCAAACTAGTAGATAATACATATATCACCGGAACAATTACCCGCCAAATGGAAGCTGATGAGTATTCTCGCTGGACAAATAAACTGAGAAGTAACAATGTTGTTCTTGGTCCTAACGGTTCTGCTCCGGTAGCTACTACACCAGCTCCACAGCCAACACCAACTCCTGCTCCTGTAGCTGAAGTCAAAAACCCAACTTCTGGCGGAACCGCTGCCACTGGAAGCACAACTGCAACAGGTAAGATCACCCGTGAGTACTGGTCAAACGTACACGGAAACTCTATCAACGTAGTGCCGTCAAGCAACCCTAGCAACACTTCTGAGCTGACCCTGTTCGAAGCTCCGACCAACGTAGGCGACAACTACGGCCAGCGCATCAGAGGCTACGTAACTGCCCCTACCACCGGCGACTACATCTTCTGGATAGCGGCCGACGACATGGCCGAGCTTTACCTGAGCAGCTCTGAGGACCCTGCCAAGAAAAAGAGAATCGCCCACGCTTCCGACTGGACCAACTCCCGCGAGTGGACAAAGCACGCAGGACAGCAGTCTGCCAAGATCAGACTCGAGGCCGGCAAGCGCTACTACATAGAGGCGGTACACCTGGAGAGAGGTGGCGGTGACAACCTGGCCGTGGGATGGCAGCTGCCAAACGGAGCGCAGGAAAGACCAATAGCATCTAGCAGACTTTCTCCAATGGGTTCTACAGCAGCCCCTTCAACAGCTACTGCTACTCAACCTGCAACTCCTGCAACAACTACAGGAAGCAGCGCAACTGCAACAGGCAAGGTTACCCGTGAATACTGGTCAAACGTACACGGAAACTCTATCAACGTAGTGCCATCAAGCAACCCTAGCAACACATCTGAGCTGACCCTGTTCGAGGCTCCGACCAACGTAGGCGACAACTACGGCCAGCGCATCAGAGGCTACGTAACTGCCCCTACCACCGGCGACTACATCTTCTGGATAGCGGCCGACGACATGGCCGAGCTTTACCTGAGCAGCTCTGAGGACCCTGCCAAGAAAAAGAGAATCGCCCACGCTTCCGACTGGACCAACTCCCGCGAGTGGACAAAGCACGCAGGACAGCAGTCTGCCAAGATCAGACTCGAGGCCGGCAAGCGCTACTACATAGAGGCGGTACACCTGGAGAGAGGTGGCGGTGACAACCTGGCCGTGGGATGGCAGCTGCCAAACGGAGCGCAGGAAAGACCAATAGCTGGTAACAGATTGTCTCCTGTAGGTTCTCTTACTGCTACTGTAGCTTCTAAATCAGTGATCGAATCTGAAGAATTTGACCCTTATTTCTCTGAGGTAACAGCTTATCCAAATCCATTCAAAGATGTTGTGACAGTAGACTTTGGTGCAACAGAGGTTAAATTAACATCAATTGTTATCATGGACCAGACTGGTAAAGTTGTTTACAAACAAGACAACAACTTCAGCTTCGAAAACAACAAAGTAGAGCTTAACCTGGCTAATACAAACTTACCTGCCGGCCTGTACATTTTAAAGTATACAGACGCAGCAGGCCATAGCAGCAGCCAGAAGATCATGAAGCAATAA